One genomic region from Croceicoccus sp. YJ47 encodes:
- a CDS encoding tryptophan halogenase family protein, whose protein sequence is MSGPDHAPRRIVVAGGGTAGWMAAAAIARTLGRSVAVTLVESDAIGTVGVGESTIPPLVTFNRLLGINEADFMRETRATFKLGIQFDNWREVGAGYFHSFGLTGRDHWAAGFQHYWMEGQARGHNVSYDDYCLELKAAYAGKFAHLPDDRMNYAYQLDSARYARFLRTMAEADGAIRREGRIAEVELHAQSGEIAALRLESGERIEGDLFLDCTGFRALLIEGALHAGYDDWSHYLPCDAAIAVQTRSVGSPPPFTRAIAHDSGWQWRIPLQHRRGNGIVYCSRYLKQDAALDRLLTTVEGETISAPNMLRFVTGARRRQWYRNCIAVGLSAGFMEPLESTSIHLIQRAVLRLIRMLPAGAISARDIDEFNEQQLTDMVQIRDFLILHYKATERQDSPFWRYCAAMEVPDSLAHRIALFRETGRVFRKNEELFGENSWVQVMMGQGIVPKSHHPIAAKLTDEEIDKLLRTLRENVAKTVGSLPSHEAYVARYCGAREAEAE, encoded by the coding sequence ATGAGCGGGCCGGATCATGCGCCGCGGCGAATCGTCGTCGCGGGTGGCGGCACGGCGGGCTGGATGGCGGCGGCCGCGATCGCGCGCACGCTGGGCCGATCGGTGGCGGTCACGCTTGTCGAATCCGACGCGATCGGCACGGTCGGGGTCGGGGAGAGCACCATCCCGCCGCTCGTCACCTTCAACCGGTTGCTCGGCATTAACGAGGCCGATTTCATGCGCGAGACCCGCGCCACGTTCAAGCTGGGCATTCAGTTCGACAATTGGCGCGAGGTGGGCGCAGGCTATTTCCACTCCTTTGGCCTCACCGGGCGCGACCATTGGGCCGCAGGGTTTCAGCATTACTGGATGGAGGGGCAGGCCCGCGGGCACAATGTCTCCTACGACGATTACTGCCTCGAGCTGAAGGCCGCCTACGCCGGCAAATTCGCGCATCTGCCCGACGACCGGATGAACTACGCCTATCAGCTCGACAGCGCGCGCTATGCCCGGTTCCTGCGCACGATGGCAGAGGCCGACGGCGCGATCCGCCGCGAGGGCCGGATCGCCGAGGTCGAGCTCCACGCGCAAAGCGGCGAGATCGCGGCGCTCCGGCTCGAGTCTGGCGAGCGGATCGAGGGTGATCTTTTCCTCGACTGCACCGGCTTCCGCGCGCTGCTGATCGAGGGGGCGCTCCATGCCGGCTACGACGACTGGTCGCATTACCTGCCGTGCGATGCGGCGATCGCGGTGCAGACCCGCTCGGTCGGATCCCCGCCGCCGTTCACCCGCGCGATCGCGCATGATTCCGGCTGGCAATGGCGCATCCCGCTACAGCACCGGCGCGGAAACGGCATCGTTTACTGCAGCCGCTATCTGAAACAGGATGCCGCGCTCGACCGCCTCCTCACCACGGTGGAGGGCGAGACGATCAGCGCGCCGAACATGCTGCGCTTCGTCACGGGTGCGCGGCGGCGGCAATGGTATCGCAATTGTATCGCGGTCGGACTTTCCGCAGGCTTCATGGAGCCGCTCGAATCGACGAGCATCCACCTCATTCAGCGGGCCGTGCTGCGGCTCATCCGGATGCTTCCGGCCGGTGCGATCAGCGCGCGCGACATCGACGAATTCAACGAGCAGCAATTGACCGACATGGTGCAGATCCGTGATTTCCTGATCCTGCATTACAAGGCCACCGAAAGGCAGGACAGCCCGTTCTGGCGCTATTGCGCGGCGATGGAGGTGCCCGACAGCCTTGCGCACCGGATCGCGCTGTTCCGCGAAACGGGCCGCGTGTTCCGCAAGAACGAGGAGCTGTTCGGCGAAAACAGCTGGGTCCAGGTGATGATGGGGCAAGGCATCGTCCCGAAAAGCCACCACCCCATCGCGGCAAAGCTGACCGACGAGGAAATCGACAAGCTGCTGCGCACGCTGCGCGAAAACGTGGCGAAGACGGTGGGCTCGCTCCCCAGCCACGAGGCGTATGTCGCGCGCTACTGCGGCGCGCGTGAAGCCGAGGCCGAGTGA
- a CDS encoding cupin-like domain-containing protein, producing the protein MAEADPGPLARLPSVPERAIGGEGGLDAALRDASEPFVIRGLAADWPLVAAGRRSSRAARDYLLGKAKDRPFAVSVGAPDDGGRLFYDAQMGMNFRSGRAMLPEIFGGMDAAEGKEDAATVYLASTDMHEFFDGLYEDNHIDLGDRSLISSIWIGTATRIAAHNDFPDNLACCAVGRRRFTLFPPDQFANLYLGPIDNTPAGRAVSMVDFHAPDLDAHPRFADALRHAVVAELEPGDALYIPSMWWHHVEALSTFNALVNFWWRDTPRWMGQPQNALNHAILSIRDLPDEQKQMWRQLFDHYVFENGPDVTDHIPENARSVLAPLTVESAGRLRAFLLRALSR; encoded by the coding sequence ATGGCTGAGGCCGATCCCGGTCCCCTGGCCCGGCTGCCGTCGGTACCGGAACGCGCGATCGGGGGCGAAGGCGGTCTCGATGCGGCGCTCCGCGATGCGAGTGAACCCTTCGTCATACGCGGGCTGGCCGCCGACTGGCCGCTTGTGGCGGCCGGGCGAAGGTCCAGCCGCGCCGCCCGCGACTATCTGCTCGGCAAGGCAAAGGACCGCCCCTTCGCCGTGTCGGTCGGAGCGCCGGACGATGGCGGGCGCTTGTTCTACGACGCGCAGATGGGCATGAATTTTCGCAGCGGGCGCGCCATGCTGCCCGAGATTTTCGGCGGGATGGACGCGGCGGAGGGGAAGGAGGACGCCGCGACGGTCTATCTCGCCTCCACCGACATGCACGAATTCTTCGACGGATTGTACGAGGATAATCATATCGACCTCGGCGATCGTTCGCTGATCTCCAGCATATGGATCGGCACCGCGACGCGCATTGCCGCGCATAACGATTTTCCCGACAATCTCGCCTGCTGCGCGGTCGGGCGGCGGCGCTTCACCCTGTTCCCACCGGATCAGTTCGCCAATCTCTACCTCGGACCGATCGACAACACGCCGGCGGGCCGGGCGGTCAGCATGGTGGATTTCCACGCTCCCGATCTCGACGCCCATCCCCGTTTTGCCGACGCCTTGCGCCACGCGGTCGTGGCGGAGCTGGAGCCGGGCGATGCGCTCTATATTCCGTCGATGTGGTGGCATCATGTCGAGGCGTTGAGTACGTTCAACGCGCTGGTGAATTTCTGGTGGCGGGACACGCCGCGCTGGATGGGGCAGCCGCAGAACGCGCTCAACCATGCCATTCTTTCCATCCGGGATCTTCCCGACGAACAAAAGCAGATGTGGCGGCAATTGTTCGATCATTATGTCTTTGAGAACGGGCCTGACGTGACCGACCATATCCCCGAAAACGCACGCAGCGTTCTTGCCCCACTCACCGTGGAAAGCGCCGGACGCCTCCGCGCGTTTCTCCTGCGCGCGCTCAGCCGATGA
- a CDS encoding SapC family protein: MTQQIATDHAVLDNATHGELRVATGAAVQFGDGIMACPVMPNEFRQVQAHYPILFRLDAEGQAFTAHALFGFDTGENLFLNDGEWDARYRPLAMAVQPFLIGRSRDGGDAQVHIDMAHPRVGHADGVRLFDEDGRPTPFLEEMSQLLGTLDQGYRASGAFFDALRRYDLLEPFSLEIPLDDGSKNRLVGFHIIDEDRLRALDPAALGDLHAGDHLLPIFMALGSLAQIGGLVDRKNRTLRYG, encoded by the coding sequence ATGACCCAGCAGATCGCCACCGACCATGCCGTCCTCGACAACGCTACCCACGGCGAATTGCGCGTGGCGACCGGCGCCGCGGTGCAATTCGGTGACGGGATCATGGCCTGTCCGGTCATGCCGAACGAATTTCGCCAGGTGCAGGCGCATTACCCGATCCTGTTCCGCCTCGATGCCGAAGGGCAGGCGTTCACCGCGCATGCGCTGTTCGGCTTCGATACGGGGGAGAACCTGTTCCTGAACGACGGGGAATGGGATGCGCGGTATCGTCCGCTGGCGATGGCGGTGCAGCCGTTTCTGATCGGGCGGAGCAGGGACGGCGGCGACGCGCAGGTCCATATCGACATGGCGCATCCCCGCGTCGGTCATGCCGATGGCGTGCGCCTGTTCGACGAGGATGGACGGCCCACGCCTTTTCTGGAGGAGATGTCGCAGCTGCTCGGCACGCTGGACCAGGGATACCGGGCGAGCGGCGCATTCTTCGACGCATTGCGACGGTACGATCTGCTCGAACCGTTCTCGCTCGAAATTCCGCTCGACGACGGGTCGAAGAACCGGCTGGTGGGCTTCCACATCATTGACGAGGACCGCCTGCGCGCGCTCGACCCCGCGGCCCTTGGCGATCTTCACGCTGGGGATCATCTGCTGCCGATCTTCATGGCGCTCGGCTCGCTCGCGCAGATCGGCGGGCTGGTCGATCGCAAGAACCGAACGCTGCGTTATGGCTGA
- a CDS encoding LacI family DNA-binding transcriptional regulator, protein MARRRQAVTIRHVAADAGVSLQTVSRVINKEPNVRPATSRRVQESIDRLGYVPSIAAQRMRGHRSYIILALNDRDRTISDWQDREGADWVDQMLLGGMLKCAEHGYRLIFELVDTHSDHVEREIDAALAALQPDGVILTPPHSDNPLIVKLLTHAKIPFARIGSLGSDGGFAMTMDDTGSARLATEHLIALGHRRIGFIAGSPEYGLSERRVQGWRDAMNDAGLPLSGLLEAGDFGFETGAVAARKLLRSDPRPSAIIASSDKMTLAAMETARALGLDIPGDLSLISFDNTPVARFVHPPLTAIDQPIAQTVAHAVELIIAAQSGEPLPAMPVVISGSLVERDSTGAPAPDRR, encoded by the coding sequence ATGGCGCGTCGTCGGCAGGCGGTCACCATCAGGCATGTCGCGGCGGATGCGGGTGTTTCCCTGCAAACCGTCAGCCGCGTCATCAACAAGGAACCGAACGTGCGCCCCGCGACCTCGCGCCGGGTGCAGGAATCGATCGACCGGCTGGGCTACGTCCCCTCCATCGCGGCGCAGCGCATGCGCGGGCACCGTTCCTACATCATCCTCGCGCTCAACGATCGGGACCGCACCATTTCCGACTGGCAGGACCGGGAGGGCGCCGACTGGGTCGATCAGATGCTGCTGGGCGGGATGCTCAAATGCGCAGAGCACGGTTACCGGCTGATCTTCGAGCTGGTCGACACGCATAGCGATCATGTCGAGCGCGAGATCGACGCCGCGCTCGCCGCGCTGCAGCCCGATGGCGTGATCTTGACGCCGCCGCATTCCGACAATCCGCTGATCGTGAAATTGCTGACCCATGCGAAAATTCCGTTCGCGCGGATCGGTTCGCTCGGCAGCGACGGCGGCTTTGCCATGACAATGGACGACACAGGCTCGGCCCGGCTCGCGACCGAACATCTCATCGCGCTGGGCCATCGGCGCATCGGCTTCATCGCCGGCTCGCCCGAATACGGGCTGAGCGAAAGGCGCGTGCAGGGGTGGCGCGACGCGATGAACGATGCGGGCCTGCCGTTGAGCGGTCTTCTGGAGGCAGGCGATTTCGGGTTCGAGACAGGGGCGGTCGCGGCGCGCAAATTGTTGCGCAGCGATCCCCGGCCCAGTGCCATCATCGCCAGCAGCGACAAGATGACGCTGGCCGCGATGGAAACGGCGCGCGCGCTGGGTCTCGACATACCGGGCGATCTTTCGCTCATCAGCTTCGACAATACGCCCGTGGCGCGCTTCGTGCATCCGCCACTCACCGCGATCGATCAGCCGATCGCGCAGACGGTGGCGCATGCCGTCGAACTCATCATCGCGGCGCAATCGGGCGAGCCGCTGCCCGCGATGCCGGTGGTGATCTCCGGTTCGCTGGTGGAGCGCGATTCGACAGGCGCTCCGGCCCCGGACCGACGCTGA